The Heliorestis convoluta genome includes the window AGGGGACTATTGCGGTACGGGCATGCACGGTGGTGTGATGTACATTCGTGGTTCCGTTGAAGAATATAAGTTAGGCAAAGAAGTTAAATCCGTTCCTATGACCGAAGAAGATTACCATCGCCTGTCGCTCTATGTAGGCCGCTTTGCTGAGCATTTCAACGAAGACAAAGAAGCCATTTTATCAGAGCCTTTTACCAAGCTGATTCCCTTTAACAAGCGCCCTTATGGCAATCTCTATGTAGGCGCATAGCTTTCTCATTACAAAATATTCTCACAAAAGGTTACAAAAGGGGTTACTAAAAAACAAAAATAGAAAATCCCCTCCTTCTGTAATTCAGAGAGGGGATTTTTTCTAGCTATTCTAGCTACACTGTTGATTAAGCAGCATTAAGAACTTCTTCAATCGCTTTGAAACCAACAGCCAAAGCTTTTTTGTTCAATTCTTCTGTTCCTTTTGGAATACGAGCTAAGACTGCTTGCTCTAAAGCATCACGAGATACGACTTTAGTAATGCCGACAATTACAGCAAGAGCCACTATGTTGGCCACCAGTTCTCTCCCTGCTTCATGACGAGCTAGATGGCTAATCTTTACTTCGTACACTTTACCTTTTGAAGCAGAAAACTCTTTCACATAGGTGCTATCAACGATAATAATTGCATTATCTTTGACTTCATCTTTATACTTTTCTGCTGCTTCAGGGCTCATTACGAGTAAAAGATCGGCATCTTTTACTTTCATATAGTCAATCTCCTCGTTGGAGATAATTACTTCCGCTTTCGAAGAGCCACCTCGAGATTCAGGTCCATAGCTTTGAGACTGCACAGCGACTTTCCCATCTAGAATCGCTGCTTCCGCTAGGATAATACCGCCTGTGATCAAGCCTTGACCGCCTGTTCCACCAAGACGAATTTCCCAATTATCTCCCATTTATGCTCGACCTCCCTGGCACTTATCAATTACTTTCTGATAAAGCTCCGTGTATTCAGGCATTTCTTCATGATGCAGAACACCAGTAATAATCTTTTCTGCTCTCTCTTCGGCTGTCATTCTTGATGCTGCTTCTTTCGTAATGCAAACATCTTTCTGCCATTTTAACATATCCGGTGCTTTGCCCATCTTGTTCTTCCGTCCAAAATAAACAGGGCAAGTGGATAAGGCTTCAACAAAGGAGAAACCTTTATTTTGTAAGCCTTTGTAGATTAAGTTCGTCAGCTGGCCTGTGTTATAACTATTTCCTCGGGCAACATAACTAGCGCCTGACGCTGTAACGAGGTTACAGATATCAAAGGGCCGCTCCACATTGCCGTAAGGGGACGTAGTTGCTTTGGCTCCATGAGGGCTCATGGGAGAGTACTGACCACCGGTCATACCATAAATGTTGTTGTTAAACAAAACTACAGTTAGATCGAGATTACGACGAGCACCATGGATAAGATGATTTCCACCAATGGAAGTTCCATCACCATCGCCTGTAACGACGATTACATTCAGTTCTGGATTGGCGACCTTTACACCCGTTGCAAACGCAATGGCTCGACCATGGACTGTGTGGAGTGTGTTAAAGTTCAGATAACCTGGCGCCCGTGACGAACAACCAATGCCTGAAACGATAACTGTTTTATCTTGATCCAGTCCAGCTTTATCAATGGCTTCCACCAAAGACTTGACAATGATGCCGTTGGCACAACCAGGACACCAGATATGGGGCAGCCTCTCGGTGCGAAAATATTTTTCTAGTTGTGGTAACATTAGAGCACCTCCCCAATCTTATCAAGCATTTGCCAGGGCGTTACAATATCACCATTGCTATTTCCAATCCCATGGACTTCAGCTTTTCCGGCGACAGCCGCTTGAACGACTTCTTTGATCTGACCTCTGTTCATTTCAGGCACAATAAGTGCTTTGGCTTTTTCTGCTACCTTGATGACTGCCTCTTCAGGGAAAGGCCAAACTGTGATTAAGCGCAACATACCAACTTTTTGGCCTTGCTCACGAGCCAATTTCATCGCTTTTTGAGCAGAGCGTGCAACAGCACCGTAGGCAACAATGACGACATCGGCGTCTTCTGTATTCACTTCTTCAACCATGATGATTTTTTCGAGGCCTCTTTCGATTTTCTGGTGAAGTCTTTCTACGAGGGCACCCATTACATCGGCATTGTTGCTAGGAAAGCCAGTCTCATCATGGAGCAGTCCCGTCACATGGTAACGGTAACCGTCACCGAAAGAAGCCATCGGTGGTACCAGTGTGCTATCAACAGGCTGATAAGGGAGATAATCTTGCGTTCCAGGCTCTGGCTTTGTGCGATCAACCACTTCTAAATCACCTGGTTCAGGTATAACAACACGCTCTCTCATATGTCCGATGACTTCATCCATCATGAGAAGAACTGGTGTTCTGTATGCTTCTGCTAGGTTAAAGGCTTTGACTGTGAGGTTAAAGCACTCTTGTACGGAAGAAGGACATAGTGCAATTACGGGATGATCTCCATGAGTGCCCCAACGAGCTTGCATCATATCACCTTGAGCAGGGGCTGTAGGACCACCTGTGGAAGGGCCAAGACGTTGTACATTCACAACTACACAGGGCGTCTCAGCTACCATACCGTAGCCTAAGTTTTCTTGCTTTAATGAAAAGCCAGGACCGGACGTAGCTGTCATCGTCTTCGCACCAGTTAGCGACGCGCCGATAACAGCTGCCATACTGGCAATCTCGTCTTCCATCTGAATAAATTTACCGCCTACTTGGGGCAATCGCTCTGATAGAACTTCGGCAATTTCTGTAGAAGGTGTAATTGGATAACCAGCATAAAAGTTAATACCAGCGTAAATAGCGCCTTCTGCACAGGCTTGGTTCCCTTGCATGAGCTTTGCATTTATATTTGTTACTGTCATGATTTCGATACCCCCATCACAGATATGGCATAATCGGGACAGTGATTTTCACAGATTCTACAACGAGTACACTTCTCGGGTGCTGTGACAACACACTTGCCCAAATCATTGCCGGAAAGTACCTTGGTCGGACAGAGTGAATAACAGATTCCACAACCTTTGCACCAGGCGAGCTTCACATATACTGGTTCAGACTGTTCTGTTACTGCGTTCATGGACACTCATAACCACCTCATTCGTTATGCTTCTGACAAATCGTAATGGCTCTAGCACTGTTCAATAGTAGTGTTGCTGCAGCAGCGAATTTTTTTCAATAATTCGACAATTCGTGGTACGATTCCCCTGCAAAAAGTCCCTTTAAGCCCCTTTAACCTACTACAGTTCATTGATATGAAAAAGTCACTAGCGCTACTTTTTGTGATTATGGTACCTAATAGAGGTTTTTTTGGATTTTCGCAGCAGAATCATGCTGTTTTTTTAGAAGCTTCTGTGTTCTATTGTCAACATCATTGTAGGCGTAGTGGAAGTGCTATGTCAACGGATGGTTATTGTTATTATTAGGATAAACTCGTTTTACCTATAGTATTTTTAGAAAGGCTTTTTTGAATGGCTCTACCTTTTTTCGCTCATACTAGGTCTAGCATGGAACAAATCTTTGTCCTACAACAAGACAAAAGGTTCTAGCGAAAGGGGGTGCTTCATGTTTAACAATCGAAGCAAAGCAAAGCTGGGCATTGCTCTGATTATTATAACCATGCTTATCTTTCCTTGGCCCGTGGGAGGACCCGAGCTCCCTATGAACTTTGAACAATTCATGGCACGCTATGGTGCCGAAGTAGCAGAAGCGCAGGCACTGGGTTGGGGTTATCCTCGCGATTATGATGTTTGGATGATGGCCCGTGCCATCACAGGTGAAGCTCGCGGGGAACCTTATACGGGACAAGTGGCTGTTGGAGGCGTTATACTGAATCGACTACGCCATCCTTCTTTCCCCAATACAATATCTGGTGTAATCTTTCAGCCTCGTGCTTTTACAGCTGTTGATGACGGACAGATCTGGCTTAACATTAATCCTACATCTTTGAATGCAGCCCGTGATGCTCTTGCTGGCTGGGATCCTAGCAATGGAGCTCTCTACTATTTTAATCCCGATACTGCTACCAGTGCTTGGATCTGGAGTAGACCGCAGATTAAGCGCATTGGAAAGCATCTCTTTTGTAAGTAATCCCCCTTCCCTGCCTTGCCTTCTATGGAGGCAGGGTTTTTTGTATTATTAAATTAAAAAGACCTTCTCGAAGAAGGCCTTTTGTAACGTAACAAGTTATTTTTCAATATGATTATTTACATTGAAAGGATTTGACCCATTTTTGTTTTTTGCAGAAACTTGTTTTTATGACCTAATTTTTGCAATTTTTTCTCCCATTCTGACGGAAGTCCCTGAACATAGGCTTTGTAACCATTCAACCCGATGAGGCTCAAATAGTAAGATTACGGTCGATCCAAACTGAAAGTAACCTAGTTCATCACCTTTTTGTAAAGTTGGGCTTTCTGTCATTTCTACTGCTTGAGCTTTCGCACCTTGGTTGGACGTAATGGGGGCATAGCCAACCTTGATGCCACCAACAATAACAGCGCCTACTTTGATGACAGCCATTGCACCAATGGCTGTGTTCATATAGGTGATCAGCCGTTCATTTCTAGCAAAAAGACCGGGGACATTTTGCACACCTTTTTGGTTAACGGGATAGAGCTTTCCCGGCCAGTAGGCATAGCCTTGAACTTCTCCAGTATAGGGACAGTGAATTCGATGGTAATCACGGGGACTTAGATAAATCGTAACAAAATGGCCTCCCATAAATTGACGAACCTTTTGAGGATCGCCTAACAATTGCTCTAAGGAGTAATCGATGCCTTTGGCCTGAATAAGCTTTCCTTCTTTGATTCTACCGATTTGAGAAATAACGCCATCAACAGGACTGACAATCATCGTCTCATCATCACAGACAGGTCGCAATCCCGGTTTTAGCTTTCTTGCAAAAAAATCAGCCAAAGAATTATAGTCTTGCCAAGGTTTTTCCGCTTCTTCTAAATCGACATTAAATCGGCGAATAAACAAAGGTATAAAAGAGCGGCTCCATGAAGCAGAAGCCCAGTGGCCAGCCTGCCGGGAAAGCCATTTATTCGGTAGTATATTGAATAAAGTCAGCCATAGGTGACGCAACCCTTTCCCTCCCGACAATCTTTCATCGGACACTAGCATACCTAAGTAAAGGGTGCTCTGTCAAATAGAGTGTGAATAAAATATCAAAATTATTTACAACAATCTTTTTTTGATGACAGCGTTGGTGCTAAAGGTGTCGATGTAAGGGGCTGTGGTGCTGGTGGTGGTGCCTCAGCTGGCTGTGGCCTTGGCGGTTGATGCTGTGGAGGAACAGCGGCAGGACGGCGCGAGGGAATTTGAAGGCGTTGGCCTACATAGAGTAGATCTGGATTTTTTAACTGGTTCTGCTCTATGATTTGGTATGCAGTGATACCATAACGAGCTGCGATTTTCCCGAGACTGTCGCCTTGTTGAACCATATAGATAAGCAAAGTGAAACCTCCCTTCCTGTTCTGTTCCATCTTATTCCATGGAAGGAAGGAAGGTCCCTAGAGATCCTTTTATCGA containing:
- a CDS encoding 2-oxoacid:acceptor oxidoreductase family protein, with the translated sequence MGDNWEIRLGGTGGQGLITGGIILAEAAILDGKVAVQSQSYGPESRGGSSKAEVIISNEEIDYMKVKDADLLLVMSPEAAEKYKDEVKDNAIIIVDSTYVKEFSASKGKVYEVKISHLARHEAGRELVANIVALAVIVGITKVVSRDALEQAVLARIPKGTEELNKKALAVGFKAIEEVLNAA
- a CDS encoding 2-oxoacid:ferredoxin oxidoreductase subunit beta, whose product is MLPQLEKYFRTERLPHIWCPGCANGIIVKSLVEAIDKAGLDQDKTVIVSGIGCSSRAPGYLNFNTLHTVHGRAIAFATGVKVANPELNVIVVTGDGDGTSIGGNHLIHGARRNLDLTVVLFNNNIYGMTGGQYSPMSPHGAKATTSPYGNVERPFDICNLVTASGASYVARGNSYNTGQLTNLIYKGLQNKGFSFVEALSTCPVYFGRKNKMGKAPDMLKWQKDVCITKEAASRMTAEERAEKIITGVLHHEEMPEYTELYQKVIDKCQGGRA
- a CDS encoding 2-oxoacid:acceptor oxidoreductase subunit alpha gives rise to the protein MTVTNINAKLMQGNQACAEGAIYAGINFYAGYPITPSTEIAEVLSERLPQVGGKFIQMEDEIASMAAVIGASLTGAKTMTATSGPGFSLKQENLGYGMVAETPCVVVNVQRLGPSTGGPTAPAQGDMMQARWGTHGDHPVIALCPSSVQECFNLTVKAFNLAEAYRTPVLLMMDEVIGHMRERVVIPEPGDLEVVDRTKPEPGTQDYLPYQPVDSTLVPPMASFGDGYRYHVTGLLHDETGFPSNNADVMGALVERLHQKIERGLEKIIMVEEVNTEDADVVIVAYGAVARSAQKAMKLAREQGQKVGMLRLITVWPFPEEAVIKVAEKAKALIVPEMNRGQIKEVVQAAVAGKAEVHGIGNSNGDIVTPWQMLDKIGEVL
- a CDS encoding 4Fe-4S binding protein, encoding MNAVTEQSEPVYVKLAWCKGCGICYSLCPTKVLSGNDLGKCVVTAPEKCTRCRICENHCPDYAISVMGVSKS
- the asd gene encoding archaetidylserine decarboxylase (Phosphatidylserine decarboxylase is synthesized as a single chain precursor. Generation of the pyruvoyl active site from a Ser is coupled to cleavage of a Gly-Ser bond between the larger (beta) and smaller (alpha chains). It is an integral membrane protein.); translation: MRHLWLTLFNILPNKWLSRQAGHWASASWSRSFIPLFIRRFNVDLEEAEKPWQDYNSLADFFARKLKPGLRPVCDDETMIVSPVDGVISQIGRIKEGKLIQAKGIDYSLEQLLGDPQKVRQFMGGHFVTIYLSPRDYHRIHCPYTGEVQGYAYWPGKLYPVNQKGVQNVPGLFARNERLITYMNTAIGAMAVIKVGAVIVGGIKVGYAPITSNQGAKAQAVEMTESPTLQKGDELGYFQFGSTVILLFEPHRVEWLQSLCSGTSVRMGEKIAKIRS
- a CDS encoding LysM peptidoglycan-binding domain-containing protein, with product MLIYMVQQGDSLGKIAARYGITAYQIIEQNQLKNPDLLYVGQRLQIPSRRPAAVPPQHQPPRPQPAEAPPPAPQPLTSTPLAPTLSSKKDCCK